In Carassius gibelio isolate Cgi1373 ecotype wild population from Czech Republic chromosome B17, carGib1.2-hapl.c, whole genome shotgun sequence, a single window of DNA contains:
- the pax1a gene encoding paired box protein Pax-1a, whose amino-acid sequence MEQNYGEVNQLGGVFVNGRPLPNAIRLRIVELAQLGIRPCDISRQLRVSHGCVSKILARYNETGSILPGAIGGSKPRVTTPNVVKNIREYKQGDPGIFAWEIRDRLLADGVCDKYNVPSVSSISRILRNKIGNLSQPNQYENGKQAHPQSSISYNPIYPYPYPNAMSPSGTKMSNPPGVPVTGGHVSIPRGWPSAHTVSNILGIRAFMDPSAIASAEGYAPKMEDWGSVNRATFPSAHGVNGIDKSAIDADIKYPQPSSTLSSYVPACAYSPSNQYGVYSGPAGSYVSPGHHWQAQGTSLSHHGGGVAMHPSDIHSSMAFKHAVRDGDRKPPSPSSKQQHEALSNIHGLSLSTSSS is encoded by the exons ATGG AGCAAAACTACGGGGAGGTGAACCAGCTCGGGGGAGTTTTTGTCAATGGACGTCCTTTGCCCAACGCGATAAGATTACGAATCGTGGAGTTAGCCCAGCTTGGCATCCGACCCTGTGACATAAGCAGACAGCTTCGGGTGTCCCATGGCTGTGTGAGTAAAATCCTTGCGAGATACAATGAAACTGGGTCCATTTTGCCTGGCGCAATCGGTGGCAGCAAACCACGAGTGACGACGCCGAATGTAGTAAAAAACATACGGGAGTACAAGCAAGGAGACCCGGGAATTTTTGCATGGGAGATCCGGGACCGTCTCCTCGCGGACGGAGTATGCGACAAATACAATGTTCCCTCGGTTAGCTCTATCAGCCGGATATTAAGGAACAAGATTGGAAACCTCTCCCAGCCTAACCAATATGAAAATGGCAAACAAGCACATCCGCAGTCCAGCATCTCCTACAACCCTATATACCCGTATCCATACCCCAATGCAATGTCTCCTTCCGGGACCAAAATGAGCAATCCCCCCGGTGTCCCTGTCACGGGTGGGCATGTAAGCATTCCCCGCGGCTGGCCTTCGGCGCACACGGTCAGCAATATACTGGGTATTCGGGCTTTCATGGATCCTTCAG ctattgctaGCGCTGAAGGATACGCACCAAAAATGGAGGACTGGGGAAGTGTGAACAGAGCGACATTTCCCTCTGCTCATGGAGTCAATGGAATAGACAAATCAGCTATTGATGCAGACATAAAATACCCTCAG CCTTCGTCGACTTTGTCTAGTTATGTCCCAGCATGCGCGTACTCTCCCTCCAACCAGTATGGCGTGTACAGTGGCCCGGCAGGCAGTTATGTGAGCCCAGGGCATCACTGGCAGGCCCAGGGCACCAGCCTCTCCCACCATGGCGGTGGCGTAGCGATGCACCCGAGTGACATCCATTCTTCTATGGCGTTCAAACATGCAGTGCGAGATG